DNA sequence from the Acidobacteriota bacterium genome:
CGCCTCGACGTCGGAGAAGATGAGTTGCGGCTTCGCCAGACTTGCCAGATCCATCTCAGGCCCGTTTCAGAAGATCCGTCGACGATCGGTCGAAGACGGAATACCGAGTTCATCCCGGTACTTGGCGACCGTTCGCCGGGCGATGTTAATGCCGTCCTGCTGCAGTTCGCGCGTGAGCGCCGAGTCCGACAAGGGCTTGCGGCTGTCCTCCTCACCGATCAGGTCGCTCAGCATTCGCTTCACGGTCAGCGAGGAGATCTCGCCGCCGCGAAATCGATCGATGCCGCTGTGGAAGAAGAACTTCATCGGGAACAGGCCGCGCGGCGTATGGATGTACTTGTTGGACACCACGCGGCTCACCGTCGACTCGTGCATGCCGATGTCGTCGGCCACGTCGCGCAGCACCATGGGCCGCAACTCGTCGAGACCGTGATCAAAGAACTTCCGCTGCTGCCTCAGAATCGACTCGGCGACCTTGTAGATCGTTCTCTGCCGCTGGTCCAGGCTCTTGATGAGCCACATCGCAGACCGCATCTTGTCCTTGAGGAAGTCCCGGGCCTCCGTCTGGTCGCCGTCCCGCTGCATACGCTGCAACATCCTCCGGTAGGCGCGGCTGATCCGCAGCTTCGGCAGGCCGTCGTCGTTCAACTGGATGGCCCACTCGCCGCCGGTCTTGAGCGCAACGACGTCGGGCTCGACGTACTCGGTACGGTCGTTCGAGAACTGCCGTCCCGGGCGGGTCTCAAGGGCCTTGATCTCCTCCACCGGTGCCTCGAGGTCCGCCAGGGGGACGCGCAAGCGCCTCGCGACGAGCCGGAACTGTCGCCTGGTGAACGGCCCCCAGCATTCGCGGACGATGCGGTACGCCAGGCCGTCCGTGGCCTCCCTTGCCTCGAGTTGCGCCAGAAGACACTCCTGGAGCGTGTGCCAACCAACGCCCGGCGGGTCGAAACCGCGGACCAGTTCCAGGGCCCG
Encoded proteins:
- the rpoN gene encoding RNA polymerase factor sigma-54, producing MVLQQRLSLKLAQRLVMTPALQQAIKLLQMTRLELEGVLNQEIVENPVLEDEGEEEDTEEGASVQAAAGADGDAPADTAEEAAKMNGAEEQAAADHPEPADEDEPAMDDIDLDAYFNDYLGPDSTVANTFESREISPFENSLSREPDLYDHLLWQLRMSDTSPALREVAELIIGNLDADGFLRASVEEIRLLGAKEGEAEAYRLELEPRLVPVPGYRLEGVERALELVRGFDPPGVGWHTLQECLLAQLEAREATDGLAYRIVRECWGPFTRRQFRLVARRLRVPLADLEAPVEEIKALETRPGRQFSNDRTEYVEPDVVALKTGGEWAIQLNDDGLPKLRISRAYRRMLQRMQRDGDQTEARDFLKDKMRSAMWLIKSLDQRQRTIYKVAESILRQQRKFFDHGLDELRPMVLRDVADDIGMHESTVSRVVSNKYIHTPRGLFPMKFFFHSGIDRFRGGEISSLTVKRMLSDLIGEEDSRKPLSDSALTRELQQDGINIARRTVAKYRDELGIPSSTDRRRIF